A portion of the Streptomyces sp. NBC_00376 genome contains these proteins:
- a CDS encoding MASE1 domain-containing protein, with amino-acid sequence MVDRAQLRQHTVEVLKVLAVAACYYATARLGLLQQLVRGQVTPLWPPTGIAVAALLVFGVRIWPGIALGALAANIILGPSLLPVLVIAAGNTVAPICSYLLLRRAGFRNELDRLRDALALVFLGALAGMLISATVGTGALVVSGALPSEEFWPTWSVWWTGDAMGVMVVTPFLLVVRNARLPYSINPARWAEAAALGVCTVAVTVVATETGASLLFLVSPFLIWAAFRFERAGAACCALGVSTLAILAAGRMTGPFAHHGLLTNMITLQGFIGTTALVSLLLAAVVTERNRTYREIKRLCAQLSDKVTRQDL; translated from the coding sequence ATGGTGGACAGAGCGCAGCTCCGACAGCACACGGTCGAGGTCCTGAAGGTCCTCGCGGTGGCGGCCTGCTACTACGCGACGGCCCGTCTGGGACTGCTCCAGCAACTGGTGCGCGGCCAGGTCACCCCGCTGTGGCCGCCGACCGGGATCGCGGTCGCGGCGCTGCTGGTGTTCGGGGTACGGATCTGGCCCGGCATCGCCCTCGGCGCACTCGCCGCCAACATCATCCTCGGGCCCTCGTTGCTGCCCGTACTGGTCATCGCCGCCGGAAACACGGTCGCCCCCATCTGTTCCTACCTGCTGCTGCGGCGTGCGGGATTCCGCAACGAACTCGACCGGTTGCGCGACGCGCTGGCGCTGGTCTTCCTGGGGGCGCTGGCGGGCATGCTGATCAGCGCGACGGTGGGCACTGGCGCCCTGGTCGTCTCGGGGGCGCTCCCGAGCGAGGAGTTCTGGCCGACCTGGTCGGTCTGGTGGACGGGCGACGCCATGGGCGTCATGGTCGTGACACCGTTCCTGCTCGTCGTGCGCAACGCCCGCCTGCCGTACTCCATCAACCCCGCGCGGTGGGCGGAGGCCGCCGCGCTGGGGGTGTGCACCGTGGCCGTCACCGTGGTGGCGACCGAAACCGGCGCTTCGCTGCTCTTCCTCGTATCCCCGTTCCTGATCTGGGCCGCCTTCCGCTTCGAGCGGGCCGGGGCCGCCTGCTGCGCACTGGGCGTCTCCACGCTCGCGATCCTGGCCGCAGGACGGATGACCGGCCCCTTCGCCCACCACGGTCTGCTGACCAACATGATCACTCTTCAGGGGTTCATCGGAACCACCGCGCTCGTCTCCCTGCTGCTGGCCGCGGTCGTCACCGAACGGAACCGCACCTACCGCGAGATCAAGCGGCTCTGCGCGCAGCTCTCCGACAAGGTCACCCGTCAGGACCTCTGA
- a CDS encoding SRPBCC family protein yields the protein MPHVSANVHVSRPADEVFSFLRDPRNLAEWSSSIDRVIEGPVAAELGDEYTCKFPGRRRAHRLRCTASSPVEYLVFRGAGMWTPLGRHSPELEFRLSPSRLGTTVTVSVKPHLDGGMILLAPFVTMAWRRDLPAELQSLSELLSHGGGAGDGTEDAGDGWDAAPSVGSPG from the coding sequence ATGCCCCATGTGTCTGCGAATGTCCATGTGTCCCGCCCCGCCGACGAGGTCTTCTCGTTCCTCCGGGATCCGCGGAACCTGGCTGAGTGGTCATCGAGCATAGACCGGGTGATCGAGGGTCCGGTCGCCGCCGAGCTGGGTGACGAGTACACCTGCAAGTTTCCGGGCAGACGACGGGCGCACCGCCTGCGGTGCACCGCGAGCTCCCCCGTCGAGTACCTCGTCTTCCGCGGTGCGGGCATGTGGACGCCACTGGGCCGCCACTCCCCGGAACTGGAGTTCCGGCTGAGTCCGAGCCGGCTCGGTACGACGGTCACCGTCTCGGTCAAGCCCCATCTGGACGGCGGCATGATACTTCTCGCGCCGTTCGTGACGATGGCCTGGCGCCGGGACCTGCCTGCGGAGCTCCAGAGTCTGTCCGAGCTGCTGAGCCACGGGGGCGGGGCGGGAGACGGTACGGAGGACGCCGGGGACGGCTGGGACGCGGCGCCCTCGGTGGGATCGCCGGGCTGA
- a CDS encoding glycerate kinase, protein METARVLVAADKFKGSLTAVQVAERVTAGLRRVVPDVRVETLPVADGGDGTVAAAVAAGFERREARVTGPLGDPVTAAYALRGTTAVVEMAEASGLQHLPAGVFAPLTATTYGSGELLAAALDAGARTIVFGVGGSATTDGGAGMLAALGARFLDADGKPVGPGGGGLADLAEADLSGLDPRLADVDLILASDVDNPLTGPKGAPEVYGRQKGATEDDIATLDAALAHYASVLGPDHAALPGAGAAGGIGYGALVALGARFRPGIEVMLDVLGFAPALARATLVITGEGSLDEQTLHGKAPAGVAAAARAVGIEVVAVCGRLALAPEALTAAGIRRAYALADLEPDPAVSMAQAGPLLERASESIARDFLL, encoded by the coding sequence ATGGAGACCGCACGCGTACTCGTCGCGGCGGACAAGTTCAAGGGCTCGCTCACGGCCGTACAGGTCGCGGAGCGGGTGACGGCCGGGCTGCGGCGGGTCGTCCCCGACGTGCGGGTCGAGACCCTGCCTGTGGCGGACGGCGGCGACGGCACGGTGGCGGCGGCGGTGGCCGCCGGATTCGAGCGCCGCGAGGCGCGGGTGACCGGGCCGCTCGGCGATCCGGTGACCGCGGCGTACGCGCTGCGCGGCACCACGGCGGTGGTGGAGATGGCCGAGGCATCGGGCCTCCAGCACCTGCCCGCAGGGGTGTTCGCCCCGCTCACGGCGACGACGTACGGCTCCGGCGAGCTGCTCGCCGCCGCGCTCGACGCGGGTGCCCGGACGATCGTGTTCGGCGTCGGTGGCAGCGCTACGACGGACGGCGGCGCGGGCATGCTGGCCGCGCTGGGCGCCCGTTTCCTGGACGCGGACGGCAAGCCCGTCGGCCCCGGTGGCGGCGGCCTGGCCGACCTGGCGGAGGCGGACCTGTCCGGCCTCGATCCGCGACTGGCCGATGTGGACCTGATCCTCGCCAGCGACGTGGACAACCCGCTGACGGGCCCGAAGGGTGCCCCCGAGGTCTACGGCAGGCAGAAGGGCGCGACCGAGGACGACATCGCGACGCTCGACGCGGCGCTCGCCCACTACGCGTCCGTCCTCGGCCCGGACCACGCCGCGCTGCCGGGAGCGGGCGCGGCGGGCGGCATCGGCTACGGGGCGCTGGTAGCCCTCGGCGCCCGGTTCCGCCCCGGCATCGAGGTCATGCTCGACGTCCTCGGCTTCGCCCCGGCGCTGGCGCGCGCCACGCTGGTGATCACCGGTGAGGGCTCGCTCGACGAGCAGACCCTCCACGGCAAGGCCCCGGCGGGAGTGGCGGCGGCGGCCCGCGCCGTGGGGATCGAGGTCGTGGCGGTCTGCGGCCGCCTGGCCCTGGCGCCGGAGGCGCTGACCGCGGCGGGCATCCGCCGTGCGTACGCCCTCGCGGACCTGGAGCCGGACCCCGCGGTCTCCATGGCCCAGGCGGGACCCCTGCTGGAACGGGCGTCCGAGTCGATCGCGCGCGACTTCCTGCTGTAG
- a CDS encoding NUDIX domain-containing protein: MTTTDYASYIAGLPRVLAAAATLFRDDRGRVLLVEPNYRDGWAVPGGTVESDDGESPRQAARRETAEEIGLDLAPGRLLAVDWARGPQRPPIAAYLYDGGVLDETRLKTIRLQEEELLSWRLVEREEIDRYLLGALALRVKAALEVLESGGGAVELEDGRPVDG; this comes from the coding sequence GTGACCACCACTGACTACGCCTCCTACATCGCGGGGCTCCCCCGGGTGCTGGCCGCCGCGGCCACCTTGTTCCGGGACGACCGGGGGCGAGTGCTGCTCGTCGAGCCGAACTACCGGGACGGCTGGGCGGTGCCCGGCGGAACAGTCGAGTCCGACGACGGCGAGAGCCCGCGCCAGGCCGCACGGCGCGAGACTGCCGAGGAGATCGGCCTCGATCTGGCACCGGGGCGGCTGCTCGCCGTCGACTGGGCACGCGGCCCGCAGCGGCCTCCGATCGCCGCGTACCTGTACGACGGCGGGGTGCTGGACGAGACCCGGTTGAAGACGATCCGGCTCCAGGAGGAGGAGCTCCTGTCCTGGCGGCTGGTCGAGCGCGAAGAGATCGACCGCTATCTGCTCGGCGCCCTCGCGCTGCGCGTGAAGGCCGCGCTGGAGGTGCTCGAATCCGGCGGCGGCGCGGTGGAGCTGGAGGACGGCCGCCCGGTGGACGGCTGA